TCCGTTCCAGTGAGCCAAAGCGTCCGAAGGCATCCGCCGAGAACAGGATTTTTTCCTCCTCTTCATACGCTGCCATCACCTCCGGCCAGTGTACCATCGGTGCCAGCAGGAAGCGCAGCCGGTGTGAGCCCAGAGAGATCGTGCTGCCCTCGCCAACCTCCAGCATACGCTCTTCCGACAATGCACCTGTGCCGAAGAACTGCTTGATCAGGGTAAATGTTTTTGCGTTTCCCACGATCTTCATCTCCGGGTACTCTTGCGCTACCCGCATGAGGCTGCCGGAATGATCCGGCTCCATGTGTGTGACCACAAGATAGTCGGGGTTGCGCCCCTCCAACACCTGTGCTACATTGGAAAGCCATTCCTCCGCCGCCCGTGCGTCCACGCTGTCCATCACGGCGATTTTCTCGTCCAGAATGACATAGGAGTTGTAGCTCACTCCCATAGGCTGGACGGGGTACTGGTTTTCAAAGAGTGCCAATGTGTTATCATCCACCCCTACATAGCGGATGGCATCTGTTACCGTTCGGATATCCATATAAAAAATACCTCCTATTCTGATGTCTTTGGTTTTCTTATAAATCGTCTATCAGTGCGGTGCTCTTGGCGTAGGCGGTACTGCGTGCCTCAAAGAAATCGGTCTTGACCATATTGGCGTCAGCGTACTGGCTGACCCATTCCATGCTCTCCGGTTCGCTCTCAAAGCCCGGATACAATGCCGGATAGCCAAGGCTCGTCCAGCGAAGATTGCCGAGATAGCGGATGTAATCGCTAATCATCTGCCGGTTCAACCCCGGGATGTCGTCGCCGATCACATAATGCCCCCATGCGATCTCCTGCTCCACGCCCTCACGCATCATCTCGCGCAGCGCTTGTACGCTCTCGGCGGTGAACAACTCCGGCTGCTCCTTTTGCAGCTCCGTGATGATATTGCGGAACAGCCACAAGTGCGTGTTCTCGTCGCGGTTTATATAGCGGATCTCCTGCGCCGAGCCGGGCATCTTCCCGTTTCGGGAGAGATTGTAGAAGAACATAAAGCCGCTGTAAAAATAGATGCCCTCCAAAATATAGTTCGCCATCATCACGCGCAGCAGCGTGGGAGCGCCCTTCCGCTCCTGAAACTCGTTGTAGCAGTCCCCAATGAAGGTGTTGCGGCGCAGCAGATGCTCGTCCGTTTTCCATTGGTAGAGGATGTCATTGCGCTCCACGGGGGAACAGATGGTGTCGAGCATATAGCTGTAGCTCTGTGAGTGGACACACTCCTGAAACGCCTGAATGGACAGGCAGAGATTGACCTCGTTGGCTGTAATGTAGGCGCCGATATTAGGCAGGTTCGCTGTCTGAATGGAATCCAAAAAGACAAGAAAACTCAGAATTTTATCGTAGGCGCTGCGCTCGGCTGACAGCAGGCGGGGATAGTCCTTCACATCCTGCGAGAGATTGATCTCCTCAGGGATCCAAAAGTTGTTCATGGCCTGCCGGTACCAGTCGCTGACCCAAGCGTACTTCATATTGTTGAAGTCGTTGAGGTTGGTGGTATTGCCGCCGATCATGCGCCGCAGGCGCACATCAGGGTCGCCCTCCGGGTTAAAGAGGGGCTTTTTCTTCAGTTCCATCATGCTATCCTCCTTATGACGAGCAGCTTTCACAGGCCTCGACCTCAAGGGCCTTGCTGCGGACATAATAAATGGTCTTGACGCCGGCCCTCCACGCCTCCAAATACAGTCTGAGCACCTGACGCATGGAATAGTCGTTGGTGATATAGAGATTCATGCTCTGCGCCTGGTCAATATGTCTCTGGCGAAAGCCCGCGGCGCGTACCGACCAGCTTTGGTCGATCAGATGCGCCGCCTTATAGTACCACCATGTATCCATAGAAAGCTCCGGAGCAACGCGGGGCAGCATGCTGCCCTTTTTTTTCCTCTAAAAAGAATTTCTTCATAATTGGATCGATGCCCGCCGACGTGCCGGAGAGGATAGATGTGCTGGAGGTGGGTGCGACAGCCAGCAGATAGGCGTTGCGCATTCCCTGCACCGCCACCGTTTCCGCAAGCGCCCGCCACTTTTCTGAGGTATAACCTCGCTTTTCAAAATACGCGCCTGTCTGCC
Above is a window of Oscillospiraceae bacterium NTUH-002-81 DNA encoding:
- a CDS encoding ribonucleotide-diphosphate reductase subunit beta — its product is MMELKKKPLFNPEGDPDVRLRRMIGGNTTNLNDFNNMKYAWVSDWYRQAMNNFWIPEEINLSQDVKDYPRLLSAERSAYDKILSFLVFLDSIQTANLPNIGAYITANEVNLCLSIQAFQECVHSQSYSYMLDTICSPVERNDILYQWKTDEHLLRRNTFIGDCYNEFQERKGAPTLLRVMMANYILEGIYFYSGFMFFYNLSRNGKMPGSAQEIRYINRDENTHLWLFRNIITELQKEQPELFTAESVQALREMMREGVEQEIAWGHYVIGDDIPGLNRQMISDYIRYLGNLRWTSLGYPALYPGFESEPESMEWVSQYADANMVKTDFFEARSTAYAKSTALIDDL